A part of Rhodamnia argentea isolate NSW1041297 chromosome 8, ASM2092103v1, whole genome shotgun sequence genomic DNA contains:
- the LOC115745389 gene encoding uncharacterized protein LOC115745389, producing the protein MAVDHLNPEDFPVSSPRISFSFNLRDSGAIRAAPSKAATDCARASDSRNDFEFRLSESLSSSADELFSDGKILAVPVKKKNVPQRRRHPDCPALPLPPAPKESVPCNNANTTSLDPEATCDGDDMPHGGNLKDARPSRSFWRFRRSSSLGSANSCSRRLCFLPIMPRSYSTGSSPPNTKQHRQRLPPPQCRVTKNDQKVSSSECFGSHYRQRARQVSPVVLNVPTMDMFGLSYLFTSRKTKNNPP; encoded by the coding sequence ATGGCCGTCGATCATCTGAACCCGGAGGACTTCCCCGTTTCGAGCCCGAggatttccttctctttcaatCTCCGCGATTCGGGAGCAATACGCGCTGCTCCATCAAAAGCTGCCACCGATTGTGCTCGGGCATCGGATTCAAGGAACGACTTCGAGTTCCGTCTCTCGGAGAGCTTGTCGTCCTCCGCGGATGAGCTCTTCTCCGACGGAAAGATTCTCGCGGTCCccgtcaagaagaagaatgttCCCCAGAGACGGAGGCATCCTGACTGTCCGGCGCTGCCATTGCCACCTGCTCCTAAAGAGAGTGTGCCTTGTAATAATGCTAACACGACATCGCTGGATCCGGAAGCCACTTGCGACGGTGACGACATGCCACATGGAGGAAACTTGAAGGACGCGAGGCCGTCGAGGTCATTCTGGAGGTTCAGGCGAAGCAGCAGTTTGGGGTCGGCGAATTCGTGCAGCAGGCGCTTGTGTTTCTTGCCGATCATGCCGCGGAGCTACTCAACCGGGTCATCTCCCCCAAACACGAAGCAGCATCGGCAAAGGCTCCCTCCGCCACAGTGTCGGGTGACAAAGAACGATCAGAAGGTTTCATCGTCGGAGTGTTTCGGGTCTCATTACCGGCAGAGAGCTCGTCAAGTCAGTCCCGTCGTTCTCAACGTTCCTACGATGGATATGTTTGGGCTGAGCTACTTATTCACGAGTAGGAAGACCAAGAACAATCCCCCATGA